The following proteins are co-located in the Arctopsyche grandis isolate Sample6627 chromosome 3, ASM5162203v2, whole genome shotgun sequence genome:
- the LOC143909762 gene encoding protein diaphanous-like isoform X4: MSKRMPMVTRKESWCKKTMETFFGRPKKPTPGAPGGGGTTASPQDAGRPSSLHCPSANCDEEDSGGSMDHVVDYKDMVNNLDDRQIDDKFEEMLADMNLSEEKKKPLRVYDSAQKRKTLIAYKVVNSQEGRSKFEKPADYITYLSQPDLTVNKLTACLENLRISLTNNPLSWVEDFVDTGVPKLVSILSSCYVKDERYTRSQHECIKCLKAIMNNTVGIRAVFACPAAFPAIAKSVDPSKPHCMFEAVKVLAATCLIPNGHQKVLDAITISGDPSSGKRFYPVIQGLRNNVSESLKVACMQLLNAIINTPDDLDFRLHLRNEIMRIGFFDLIDDLRSTYTEGGMNIQITAFDGNAEDDHEEFINRFDSVRTDFDDINDCFELVKNLTMDTAAEPYLLSILQHLLFIRDDHLIRPAYYKLIEECITQIVLHKNGYDPDFRATARFNIDVKPLIDGLIEKSKAEDEPKMLKVKQQLEDALSAKQEAEAKTTHLEERIRQLQQPGTTSHLNPSSIAAIAKTIGGSPGGPPIPPPMPGVPAATGAPPPPPMPGMGMPPPPPPMMPGGPGIPPPPPMFGGAPPPPPMFGGPGGPPPPPMGMPGAPMMPRPDILPYGLKPKRKWEVEGGVALKRANWKTIVPQKMSEKSFWVRVQEESLASPDILTGLAKRFSSKPAVKKSEDSVDRMGTVKKVKDLKVLDGKAAQNISILLGGSLKHMSYSAVRQCIMRCDTKVLSATVLDLLIQYLPSPEQLKRLLEFKDSYKDLTEAEQFAVTIADIKRLLPRLKSLSFREHYKELIQEVKPDIVSGTAACEEIKKSAKFAKILELVLLLGNYMNTGSKNAGAFGFEMSFLTKLTATKDLENKHTLLHYLVSTIETKFPEVLTFAEEVPHADRAARVSIDNLQKSLKKMDSDIKNLETDLTNSKVPQDNEDQFYNVMLSFAEEARGQCNVLHSMLKKMEVLYADLAEFYAFDQAKYTLEDFFGDIKMFKDAFGNAHGENLAIKEAEEKAQRAKDARILAERERGERAQRHKQLVNMDAQQDGVMDSLMEALSSGSAFSRERQRKKGTRVAGAERRAQLSRSRSRSGLVGALSTRELSSEILGSA; encoded by the exons ATGTCAAAAAGAATGCCAATGGTCACCAGGAAGGAAAGCTGGTGTAAAAAGACT ATGGAAACGTTCTTCGGACGGCCGAAGAAGCCGACTCCTGGAGCTCCCGGCGGAGGAGGGACGACCGCATCGCCACAAGATGCTGGTCGTCCCTCATCCCTTCACTGTCCGTCGGCGAATTGCGATGAGGAAGACTCCGGCGGAAGCATGGATCATGTCGTCGACTATAAAGATATGGTGAATAATTTAGACGATCGTCAAATCGATGACAAGTTTGAGGAGATGCTG GCAGATATGAATTTGAGCGAAGAAAAGAAAAAACCTTTGCGAGTATACGACAGTGCACAAAAGAGGAAAACGCTTATTGCTTATAAAGTTGTAAATTCTCAG GAGGGTCGTTCGAAATTTGAAAAACCGGCCGATTACATAACCTATTTGAGCCAACCCGATTTGACCGTGAACAAGTTGACTGCATGCCTTGAAAACTTACGCATATCGCTGACCAACAATCCACTGTCGTGGGTGGAAGACTTCGTCGACACTGGCGTCCCGAAACTCGTCAGCATACTCAGCAGTTGTTACGTTAA AGATGAACGCTATACACGTTCACAGCACGAGTGCATAAAATGTCTCAAAGCTATTATGAACAACACGGTGGGCATTCGAGCAGTATTTGCTTGTCCTGCAGCTTTTCCGGCCATCGCGAAAAGTGTAGATCCATCCAAACCTCATTGCATGTTTGAAGCCGTTAAG GTTTTAGCCGCTACTTGTTTAATACCCAACGGGCACCAAAAAGTATTGGACGCCATAACTATCAGTGGAGATCCTTCGAGTGGTAAAAGATTTTATCCCGTAATTCAAGGATTGCGCAACAACGTCTCCGAATCGTTGAAG GTTGCCTGTATGCAATTGTTAAATGCTATTATAAATACTCCAGACGACTTAGATTTTAGATTACATTTGAGGAATGAAATTATGAGGATTGGATTCTTCGATCTCATAG ATGACTTGCGTAGTACTTATACGGAAGGTGGGATGAATATTCAGATAACGGCTTTCGATGGCAACGCTGAAGATGATCACGAAGAATTCATTAACAGATTCGACAGCGTTAG AACGGATTTCGATGACATAAACGATTGCTTTGAATTAGTAAAAAATTTAACGATGGATACCGCTGCTGAACCATATCTTTTATCAATTTTACAACACTTGCTATTCATACGAGATGATCACTTAATTAG GCCGGCCTATTACAAATTGATTGAAGAGTGTATCACGCAAATAGTTCTGCACAAGAACGGGTACGATCCTGATTTCAGAGCTACAGCTAGATTCAATATTGACGTTAAACCGTTGATCGATGGTCTTATCG AAAAATCAAAAGCGGAAGATGAGCCTAAAATGTTGAAAGTAAAGCAGCAGTTGGAAGATGCGTTATCAGCTAAACAAGAGGCCGAAGCAAAAACGACGCATTTGGAAGAGCGGATACGGCAATTGCAACAGCCCGGAACCACATCGCATTTAAATCCTTCATCGATAGCTGCAATCGCTAAG ACGATTGGCGGCAGTCCAGGTGGACCTCCGATTCCTCCTCCTATGCCTG GCGTACCGGCTGCGACGGGTGCTCCACCTCCTCCACCAATGCCCG GTATGGGTatgccaccaccaccaccacctatGATGCCTGGAGGGCCAGGTATTCCTCCACCACCTCCAATGTTTGGTGGTGCTCCTCCTCCACCACCTATGTTCGGTGGACCCGGAGGACCACCACCTCCACCGATGGGAATGCCAGGCGCTCCAATG ATGCCTCGACCTGATATACTTCCGTACGGACTCAAACCAAAACGCAAATGGGAAGTCGAAGGTGGAGTCGCTTTAAAGAGGGCCAATTGGAAGACTATCGTTCCACAAAAAATGTCTGAAAAATCCTTCTGGGTGAGAGTTCAAGAAGAAAGTTTAGCGTCTCCCGATATTCTAACTGGTTTGGCGAAAAGGTTTTCTTCCAAACCGGCTGTGAAAAAATCTGAAGACTCTGTCGACAG AATGGGAACTGTTAAAAAAGTGAAGGATTTGAAAGTGCTCGACGGTAAAGCGGCTCAAAACATATCGATATTGCTCGGAGGATCTTTGAAACACATGTCGTATTCGGCCGTCAGACAGTGCATCATGAGGTGTGATACTAAAGTTTTGAGCGCTACTGTTTTGGATCTTCTCATACAG TACTTGCCGTCTCCGGAACAGTTGAAAAGATTATTGGAGTTCAAAGACTCGTATAAAGATTTGACTGAAGCAGAACAGTTCGCTGTTACGATCGCCGACATCAAACGGCTACTGCCCAGATTGAAGAGTCTTTCGTTCAGAGAACACTATAAAGAATTGATACAGGAAGTTAAACCG GATATTGTGTCGGGTACGGCGGCCTGCGAGGAGATCAAGAAAAGCGCCAAGTTTGCCAAAATATTAGAGTTAGTCCTTTTGCTCGGAAACTATATGAACACTGGTTCTAAAAATGCCGGCGCTTTCGGTTTCGAGATGAGTTTCCTAACGAAG CTAACAGCTACTAAAGATTTAGAAAACAAACACACATTGTTACATTACTTAGTCAGTACTATAGAAACCAAATTCCCTGAAGTTTTAACCTTTGCAGAAGAAGTACCTCATGCCGATCG AGCTGCTCGCGTATCTATAGATAACCTTCAGAAATCGTTGAAGAAGATGGATTCGGATATTAAAAACCTCGAAACGGATCTTACGAATTCTAAAGTGCCTCAAGATAATGAAGATCAATTCTATAATGTGATGCTT TCGTTTGCCGAAGAAGCTCGGGGTCAGTGTAACGTCTTGCACTCGATGTTGAAGAAAATGGAAGTATTGTATGCAGACTTGGCCGAGTTCTACGCGTTCGATCAAGCCAAATACACTCTTGAAGATTTCTTCGGCGATATTAAAATGTTCAAGGACGCCTTTGGT aaTGCTCACGGTGAGAATTTGGCGATCAAAGAAGCCGAAGAAAAGGCCCAACGGGCTAAAGATGCCCGAATTCTGGCCGAAAGGGAACGTGGGGAAAGAGCCCAACGGCATAAACAGTTGGTCAACATGGATGCACAACAAGATGGCGTCATGGACAG TTTGATGGAGGCACTGTCGAGCGGCTCCGCCTTCAGCAGGGAAAGACAACGTAAAAAAGGAACGAGGGTTGCCGGAG CTGAAAGACGTGCTCAATTGAGTCGCAGCAGGTCAAGATCTGGACTTGTCGGTGCATTGTCAACTAGAGAACTTTCTag tgAAATATTGGGCTCTGCTTGA
- the LOC143909762 gene encoding protein diaphanous-like isoform X2 — MSKRMPMVTRKESWCKKTMETFFGRPKKPTPGAPGGGGTTASPQDAGRPSSLHCPSANCDEEDSGGSMDHVVDYKDMVNNLDDRQIDDKFEEMLADMNLSEEKKKPLRVYDSAQKRKTLIAYKVVNSQEGRSKFEKPADYITYLSQPDLTVNKLTACLENLRISLTNNPLSWVEDFVDTGVPKLVSILSSCYVKDERYTRSQHECIKCLKAIMNNTVGIRAVFACPAAFPAIAKSVDPSKPHCMFEAVKVLAATCLIPNGHQKVLDAITISGDPSSGKRFYPVIQGLRNNVSESLKVACMQLLNAIINTPDDLDFRLHLRNEIMRIGFFDLIDDLRSTYTEGGMNIQITAFDGNAEDDHEEFINRFDSVRTDFDDINDCFELVKNLTMDTAAEPYLLSILQHLLFIRDDHLIRPAYYKLIEECITQIVLHKNGYDPDFRATARFNIDVKPLIDGLIEKSKAEDEPKMLKVKQQLEDALSAKQEAEAKTTHLEERIRQLQQPGTTSHLNPSSIAAIAKTIGGSPGGPPIPPPMPVVCLGVPAATGAPPPPPMPGMGMPPPPPPMMPGGPGIPPPPPMFGGAPPPPPMFGGPGGPPPPPMGMPGAPMMPRPDILPYGLKPKRKWEVEGGVALKRANWKTIVPQKMSEKSFWVRVQEESLASPDILTGLAKRFSSKPAVKKSEDSVDRMGTVKKVKDLKVLDGKAAQNISILLGGSLKHMSYSAVRQCIMRCDTKVLSATVLDLLIQYLPSPEQLKRLLEFKDSYKDLTEAEQFAVTIADIKRLLPRLKSLSFREHYKELIQEVKPDIVSGTAACEEIKKSAKFAKILELVLLLGNYMNTGSKNAGAFGFEMSFLTKLTATKDLENKHTLLHYLVSTIETKFPEVLTFAEEVPHADRAARVSIDNLQKSLKKMDSDIKNLETDLTNSKVPQDNEDQFYNVMLSFAEEARGQCNVLHSMLKKMEVLYADLAEFYAFDQAKYTLEDFFGDIKMFKDAFGNAHGENLAIKEAEEKAQRAKDARILAERERGERAQRHKQLVNMDAQQDGVMDSLMEALSSGSAFSRERQRKKGTRVAGAERRAQLSRSRSRSGLVGALSTRELSSEILGSA; from the exons ATGTCAAAAAGAATGCCAATGGTCACCAGGAAGGAAAGCTGGTGTAAAAAGACT ATGGAAACGTTCTTCGGACGGCCGAAGAAGCCGACTCCTGGAGCTCCCGGCGGAGGAGGGACGACCGCATCGCCACAAGATGCTGGTCGTCCCTCATCCCTTCACTGTCCGTCGGCGAATTGCGATGAGGAAGACTCCGGCGGAAGCATGGATCATGTCGTCGACTATAAAGATATGGTGAATAATTTAGACGATCGTCAAATCGATGACAAGTTTGAGGAGATGCTG GCAGATATGAATTTGAGCGAAGAAAAGAAAAAACCTTTGCGAGTATACGACAGTGCACAAAAGAGGAAAACGCTTATTGCTTATAAAGTTGTAAATTCTCAG GAGGGTCGTTCGAAATTTGAAAAACCGGCCGATTACATAACCTATTTGAGCCAACCCGATTTGACCGTGAACAAGTTGACTGCATGCCTTGAAAACTTACGCATATCGCTGACCAACAATCCACTGTCGTGGGTGGAAGACTTCGTCGACACTGGCGTCCCGAAACTCGTCAGCATACTCAGCAGTTGTTACGTTAA AGATGAACGCTATACACGTTCACAGCACGAGTGCATAAAATGTCTCAAAGCTATTATGAACAACACGGTGGGCATTCGAGCAGTATTTGCTTGTCCTGCAGCTTTTCCGGCCATCGCGAAAAGTGTAGATCCATCCAAACCTCATTGCATGTTTGAAGCCGTTAAG GTTTTAGCCGCTACTTGTTTAATACCCAACGGGCACCAAAAAGTATTGGACGCCATAACTATCAGTGGAGATCCTTCGAGTGGTAAAAGATTTTATCCCGTAATTCAAGGATTGCGCAACAACGTCTCCGAATCGTTGAAG GTTGCCTGTATGCAATTGTTAAATGCTATTATAAATACTCCAGACGACTTAGATTTTAGATTACATTTGAGGAATGAAATTATGAGGATTGGATTCTTCGATCTCATAG ATGACTTGCGTAGTACTTATACGGAAGGTGGGATGAATATTCAGATAACGGCTTTCGATGGCAACGCTGAAGATGATCACGAAGAATTCATTAACAGATTCGACAGCGTTAG AACGGATTTCGATGACATAAACGATTGCTTTGAATTAGTAAAAAATTTAACGATGGATACCGCTGCTGAACCATATCTTTTATCAATTTTACAACACTTGCTATTCATACGAGATGATCACTTAATTAG GCCGGCCTATTACAAATTGATTGAAGAGTGTATCACGCAAATAGTTCTGCACAAGAACGGGTACGATCCTGATTTCAGAGCTACAGCTAGATTCAATATTGACGTTAAACCGTTGATCGATGGTCTTATCG AAAAATCAAAAGCGGAAGATGAGCCTAAAATGTTGAAAGTAAAGCAGCAGTTGGAAGATGCGTTATCAGCTAAACAAGAGGCCGAAGCAAAAACGACGCATTTGGAAGAGCGGATACGGCAATTGCAACAGCCCGGAACCACATCGCATTTAAATCCTTCATCGATAGCTGCAATCGCTAAG ACGATTGGCGGCAGTCCAGGTGGACCTCCGATTCCTCCTCCTATGCCTG ttgTTTGTTTAGGCGTACCGGCTGCGACGGGTGCTCCACCTCCTCCACCAATGCCCG GTATGGGTatgccaccaccaccaccacctatGATGCCTGGAGGGCCAGGTATTCCTCCACCACCTCCAATGTTTGGTGGTGCTCCTCCTCCACCACCTATGTTCGGTGGACCCGGAGGACCACCACCTCCACCGATGGGAATGCCAGGCGCTCCAATG ATGCCTCGACCTGATATACTTCCGTACGGACTCAAACCAAAACGCAAATGGGAAGTCGAAGGTGGAGTCGCTTTAAAGAGGGCCAATTGGAAGACTATCGTTCCACAAAAAATGTCTGAAAAATCCTTCTGGGTGAGAGTTCAAGAAGAAAGTTTAGCGTCTCCCGATATTCTAACTGGTTTGGCGAAAAGGTTTTCTTCCAAACCGGCTGTGAAAAAATCTGAAGACTCTGTCGACAG AATGGGAACTGTTAAAAAAGTGAAGGATTTGAAAGTGCTCGACGGTAAAGCGGCTCAAAACATATCGATATTGCTCGGAGGATCTTTGAAACACATGTCGTATTCGGCCGTCAGACAGTGCATCATGAGGTGTGATACTAAAGTTTTGAGCGCTACTGTTTTGGATCTTCTCATACAG TACTTGCCGTCTCCGGAACAGTTGAAAAGATTATTGGAGTTCAAAGACTCGTATAAAGATTTGACTGAAGCAGAACAGTTCGCTGTTACGATCGCCGACATCAAACGGCTACTGCCCAGATTGAAGAGTCTTTCGTTCAGAGAACACTATAAAGAATTGATACAGGAAGTTAAACCG GATATTGTGTCGGGTACGGCGGCCTGCGAGGAGATCAAGAAAAGCGCCAAGTTTGCCAAAATATTAGAGTTAGTCCTTTTGCTCGGAAACTATATGAACACTGGTTCTAAAAATGCCGGCGCTTTCGGTTTCGAGATGAGTTTCCTAACGAAG CTAACAGCTACTAAAGATTTAGAAAACAAACACACATTGTTACATTACTTAGTCAGTACTATAGAAACCAAATTCCCTGAAGTTTTAACCTTTGCAGAAGAAGTACCTCATGCCGATCG AGCTGCTCGCGTATCTATAGATAACCTTCAGAAATCGTTGAAGAAGATGGATTCGGATATTAAAAACCTCGAAACGGATCTTACGAATTCTAAAGTGCCTCAAGATAATGAAGATCAATTCTATAATGTGATGCTT TCGTTTGCCGAAGAAGCTCGGGGTCAGTGTAACGTCTTGCACTCGATGTTGAAGAAAATGGAAGTATTGTATGCAGACTTGGCCGAGTTCTACGCGTTCGATCAAGCCAAATACACTCTTGAAGATTTCTTCGGCGATATTAAAATGTTCAAGGACGCCTTTGGT aaTGCTCACGGTGAGAATTTGGCGATCAAAGAAGCCGAAGAAAAGGCCCAACGGGCTAAAGATGCCCGAATTCTGGCCGAAAGGGAACGTGGGGAAAGAGCCCAACGGCATAAACAGTTGGTCAACATGGATGCACAACAAGATGGCGTCATGGACAG TTTGATGGAGGCACTGTCGAGCGGCTCCGCCTTCAGCAGGGAAAGACAACGTAAAAAAGGAACGAGGGTTGCCGGAG CTGAAAGACGTGCTCAATTGAGTCGCAGCAGGTCAAGATCTGGACTTGTCGGTGCATTGTCAACTAGAGAACTTTCTag tgAAATATTGGGCTCTGCTTGA
- the LOC143909763 gene encoding protein diaphanous-like, translated as MSRQEKTKSSFLDTFFGQPKKPTPGAPGGGGTTASPQDAGRPSSLHCPSANCDEEDSGGSMDHVVDYKDMVNNLDERQIDDKFEEMLAGMNLSEEKKKPLRVYNSAQKKSMLIVYKGVNSQEGLSKFEKPVDYITYLSQPDLTVNKLTACLENLRISLTNNPLSWVEDFVETGVQKLVSILSSCYVKDERYTRPQQECIKCLKAIMYDTVGCRAVFACPAAFPAIAKSVDPSKPHCMFEAVKVLAATCLVPNGHQKVLDAITISGDPSSGKRFYPIIQGLQNDSSESSKVACMQLLNAIISTPDDLDLRLNLRNEIMRIGFSDLIDDLRGTYMEGGMYIQISAFDSSAEDDHEEFMNTFDIVK; from the exons ATGTCGCGACAAGAGAAAACTAAATCTTCTTTT CTGGACACGTTCTTCGGACAGCCGAAGAAGCCGACTCCTGGAGCTCCCGGCGGAGGAGGGACGACCGCATCGCCACAAGATGCCGGTCGTCCCTCATCCCTTCACTGTCCGTCGGCGAATTGCGATGAGGAAGACTCCGGCGGAAGCATGGATCATGTCGTCGACTATAAAGATATGGTGAATAATTTAGACGAACGTCAGATCGATGACAAGTTTGAGGAGATGCTG GCAGGTATGAATTTGAGCGAAGAAAAGAAAAAACCTTTGCGAGTATACAACAGTGCACAAAAGAAGAGCATGCTTATTGTTTATAAAGGTGTAAATTCTCAG GAGGGTCTTTCGAAATTTGAAAAGCCGGTCGATTACATAACCTATTTGAGCCAACCCGATTTGACCGTGAACAAGTTGACTGCATGCCTTGAAAACTTACGCATATCGCTGACCAACAATCCACTGTCGTGGGTGGAAGACTTCGTTGAGACTGGCGTCCAGAAACTCGTCAGCATACTCAGCAGTTGTTACGTTAA AGATGAACGCTATACACGTCCACAGCAAGAGTGCATAAAATGTCTCAAAGCTATTATGTACGACACGGTGGGCTGTCGAGCAGTATTTGCTTGTCCTGCAGCTTTTCCGGCCATCGCGAAAAGTGTAGATCCATCCAAACCTCATTGCATGTTTGAAGCCGTTAAG GTTTTAGCTGCTACTTGTTTAGTACCCAACGGGCACCAAAAAGTATTGGACGCCATAACTATCAGTGGAGACCCTTCGAGTGGTAAAAGATTTTATCCCATAATTCAAGGATTGCAAAACGACTCCTCCGAATCGTCGAAG GTTGCCTGTATGCAATTGTTAAATGCTATTATAAGTACTCCAGACGATTTAGATCTTAGATTAAATTTGAGGAATGAAATTATGAGGATCGGATTCTCCGATCTCATAG aTGACTTGCGTGGTACTTATATGGAAGGTGGGATGTATATTCAGATATCGGCTTTTGATAGCTCCGCTGAAGATGATCACGAAGAATTCATGAACACATTTGACATCGTTAAGTGA
- the LOC143909762 gene encoding protein diaphanous-like isoform X3 produces the protein MSSTRMSRQEKTKSGFMETFFGRPKKPTPGAPGGGGTTASPQDAGRPSSLHCPSANCDEEDSGGSMDHVVDYKDMVNNLDDRQIDDKFEEMLADMNLSEEKKKPLRVYDSAQKRKTLIAYKVVNSQEGRSKFEKPADYITYLSQPDLTVNKLTACLENLRISLTNNPLSWVEDFVDTGVPKLVSILSSCYVKDERYTRSQHECIKCLKAIMNNTVGIRAVFACPAAFPAIAKSVDPSKPHCMFEAVKVLAATCLIPNGHQKVLDAITISGDPSSGKRFYPVIQGLRNNVSESLKVACMQLLNAIINTPDDLDFRLHLRNEIMRIGFFDLIDDLRSTYTEGGMNIQITAFDGNAEDDHEEFINRFDSVRTDFDDINDCFELVKNLTMDTAAEPYLLSILQHLLFIRDDHLIRPAYYKLIEECITQIVLHKNGYDPDFRATARFNIDVKPLIDGLIEKSKAEDEPKMLKVKQQLEDALSAKQEAEAKTTHLEERIRQLQQPGTTSHLNPSSIAAIAKTIGGSPGGPPIPPPMPGVPAATGAPPPPPMPGMGMPPPPPPMMPGGPGIPPPPPMFGGAPPPPPMFGGPGGPPPPPMGMPGAPMMPRPDILPYGLKPKRKWEVEGGVALKRANWKTIVPQKMSEKSFWVRVQEESLASPDILTGLAKRFSSKPAVKKSEDSVDRMGTVKKVKDLKVLDGKAAQNISILLGGSLKHMSYSAVRQCIMRCDTKVLSATVLDLLIQYLPSPEQLKRLLEFKDSYKDLTEAEQFAVTIADIKRLLPRLKSLSFREHYKELIQEVKPDIVSGTAACEEIKKSAKFAKILELVLLLGNYMNTGSKNAGAFGFEMSFLTKLTATKDLENKHTLLHYLVSTIETKFPEVLTFAEEVPHADRAARVSIDNLQKSLKKMDSDIKNLETDLTNSKVPQDNEDQFYNVMLSFAEEARGQCNVLHSMLKKMEVLYADLAEFYAFDQAKYTLEDFFGDIKMFKDAFGNAHGENLAIKEAEEKAQRAKDARILAERERGERAQRHKQLVNMDAQQDGVMDSLMEALSSGSAFSRERQRKKGTRVAGAERRAQLSRSRSRSGLVGALSTRELSSEILGSA, from the exons ATGTCCTCTACGAGAATGTCGCGACAAGAGAAAACTAAATCTGGTTTT ATGGAAACGTTCTTCGGACGGCCGAAGAAGCCGACTCCTGGAGCTCCCGGCGGAGGAGGGACGACCGCATCGCCACAAGATGCTGGTCGTCCCTCATCCCTTCACTGTCCGTCGGCGAATTGCGATGAGGAAGACTCCGGCGGAAGCATGGATCATGTCGTCGACTATAAAGATATGGTGAATAATTTAGACGATCGTCAAATCGATGACAAGTTTGAGGAGATGCTG GCAGATATGAATTTGAGCGAAGAAAAGAAAAAACCTTTGCGAGTATACGACAGTGCACAAAAGAGGAAAACGCTTATTGCTTATAAAGTTGTAAATTCTCAG GAGGGTCGTTCGAAATTTGAAAAACCGGCCGATTACATAACCTATTTGAGCCAACCCGATTTGACCGTGAACAAGTTGACTGCATGCCTTGAAAACTTACGCATATCGCTGACCAACAATCCACTGTCGTGGGTGGAAGACTTCGTCGACACTGGCGTCCCGAAACTCGTCAGCATACTCAGCAGTTGTTACGTTAA AGATGAACGCTATACACGTTCACAGCACGAGTGCATAAAATGTCTCAAAGCTATTATGAACAACACGGTGGGCATTCGAGCAGTATTTGCTTGTCCTGCAGCTTTTCCGGCCATCGCGAAAAGTGTAGATCCATCCAAACCTCATTGCATGTTTGAAGCCGTTAAG GTTTTAGCCGCTACTTGTTTAATACCCAACGGGCACCAAAAAGTATTGGACGCCATAACTATCAGTGGAGATCCTTCGAGTGGTAAAAGATTTTATCCCGTAATTCAAGGATTGCGCAACAACGTCTCCGAATCGTTGAAG GTTGCCTGTATGCAATTGTTAAATGCTATTATAAATACTCCAGACGACTTAGATTTTAGATTACATTTGAGGAATGAAATTATGAGGATTGGATTCTTCGATCTCATAG ATGACTTGCGTAGTACTTATACGGAAGGTGGGATGAATATTCAGATAACGGCTTTCGATGGCAACGCTGAAGATGATCACGAAGAATTCATTAACAGATTCGACAGCGTTAG AACGGATTTCGATGACATAAACGATTGCTTTGAATTAGTAAAAAATTTAACGATGGATACCGCTGCTGAACCATATCTTTTATCAATTTTACAACACTTGCTATTCATACGAGATGATCACTTAATTAG GCCGGCCTATTACAAATTGATTGAAGAGTGTATCACGCAAATAGTTCTGCACAAGAACGGGTACGATCCTGATTTCAGAGCTACAGCTAGATTCAATATTGACGTTAAACCGTTGATCGATGGTCTTATCG AAAAATCAAAAGCGGAAGATGAGCCTAAAATGTTGAAAGTAAAGCAGCAGTTGGAAGATGCGTTATCAGCTAAACAAGAGGCCGAAGCAAAAACGACGCATTTGGAAGAGCGGATACGGCAATTGCAACAGCCCGGAACCACATCGCATTTAAATCCTTCATCGATAGCTGCAATCGCTAAG ACGATTGGCGGCAGTCCAGGTGGACCTCCGATTCCTCCTCCTATGCCTG GCGTACCGGCTGCGACGGGTGCTCCACCTCCTCCACCAATGCCCG GTATGGGTatgccaccaccaccaccacctatGATGCCTGGAGGGCCAGGTATTCCTCCACCACCTCCAATGTTTGGTGGTGCTCCTCCTCCACCACCTATGTTCGGTGGACCCGGAGGACCACCACCTCCACCGATGGGAATGCCAGGCGCTCCAATG ATGCCTCGACCTGATATACTTCCGTACGGACTCAAACCAAAACGCAAATGGGAAGTCGAAGGTGGAGTCGCTTTAAAGAGGGCCAATTGGAAGACTATCGTTCCACAAAAAATGTCTGAAAAATCCTTCTGGGTGAGAGTTCAAGAAGAAAGTTTAGCGTCTCCCGATATTCTAACTGGTTTGGCGAAAAGGTTTTCTTCCAAACCGGCTGTGAAAAAATCTGAAGACTCTGTCGACAG AATGGGAACTGTTAAAAAAGTGAAGGATTTGAAAGTGCTCGACGGTAAAGCGGCTCAAAACATATCGATATTGCTCGGAGGATCTTTGAAACACATGTCGTATTCGGCCGTCAGACAGTGCATCATGAGGTGTGATACTAAAGTTTTGAGCGCTACTGTTTTGGATCTTCTCATACAG TACTTGCCGTCTCCGGAACAGTTGAAAAGATTATTGGAGTTCAAAGACTCGTATAAAGATTTGACTGAAGCAGAACAGTTCGCTGTTACGATCGCCGACATCAAACGGCTACTGCCCAGATTGAAGAGTCTTTCGTTCAGAGAACACTATAAAGAATTGATACAGGAAGTTAAACCG GATATTGTGTCGGGTACGGCGGCCTGCGAGGAGATCAAGAAAAGCGCCAAGTTTGCCAAAATATTAGAGTTAGTCCTTTTGCTCGGAAACTATATGAACACTGGTTCTAAAAATGCCGGCGCTTTCGGTTTCGAGATGAGTTTCCTAACGAAG CTAACAGCTACTAAAGATTTAGAAAACAAACACACATTGTTACATTACTTAGTCAGTACTATAGAAACCAAATTCCCTGAAGTTTTAACCTTTGCAGAAGAAGTACCTCATGCCGATCG AGCTGCTCGCGTATCTATAGATAACCTTCAGAAATCGTTGAAGAAGATGGATTCGGATATTAAAAACCTCGAAACGGATCTTACGAATTCTAAAGTGCCTCAAGATAATGAAGATCAATTCTATAATGTGATGCTT TCGTTTGCCGAAGAAGCTCGGGGTCAGTGTAACGTCTTGCACTCGATGTTGAAGAAAATGGAAGTATTGTATGCAGACTTGGCCGAGTTCTACGCGTTCGATCAAGCCAAATACACTCTTGAAGATTTCTTCGGCGATATTAAAATGTTCAAGGACGCCTTTGGT aaTGCTCACGGTGAGAATTTGGCGATCAAAGAAGCCGAAGAAAAGGCCCAACGGGCTAAAGATGCCCGAATTCTGGCCGAAAGGGAACGTGGGGAAAGAGCCCAACGGCATAAACAGTTGGTCAACATGGATGCACAACAAGATGGCGTCATGGACAG TTTGATGGAGGCACTGTCGAGCGGCTCCGCCTTCAGCAGGGAAAGACAACGTAAAAAAGGAACGAGGGTTGCCGGAG CTGAAAGACGTGCTCAATTGAGTCGCAGCAGGTCAAGATCTGGACTTGTCGGTGCATTGTCAACTAGAGAACTTTCTag tgAAATATTGGGCTCTGCTTGA